A single Gammaproteobacteria bacterium DNA region contains:
- a CDS encoding TonB-dependent receptor: protein MALSLGTSAAWGQQAGESSGSAVVDASGDASAAASEKDADLGSTIVTGTALARSRAIAEKQDALGVVDALGVDELGQLPDKNVGESLNRMPGVSMLVEKGEGRYVQIRGINPSLNNVTINGVQMGSPEAENGGRNAPLDIISGGVLGGVQVIKTPTPDMDAQGIGGTVNVQTKMPFDREDDFYGYATARYGFEDISPRDEAYGGQDPYALEATASGKLADRRLGWLLGASYSDREYVAQGIYQDDWADDYGVPLPVEVKNNYYVIGRERLNVNGALELRPDDSSSYFVRGFYATWDEFQHRNRYQESLTEDVMPDSETAGTSGGERVSPNIRLEDISKTLSSFAAGGENRKGAYTLNYLVQSNHNEIDEPNDYWEFRSAKQFGPNHWGIDGDGIITITPDAGAPDRQDPSLIDFRRVRFYDRSAEEDTLIGQVDLRWDRDALSYFKAGLKASQTDRKLDASEEAWNAGDQQLTLGTSPEFTNGAFTNDTDAGDVPNIWMDIAAMNRFFNDPANAGYFEFNEGDTFTSEYSSDYDLTETILAGYVMGVTEIGRTQIIGGVRVESTDVDSSGYLLDDGSARSVDDGGSYIEWLPALLLNYRPSETVILRAAITRALGRPDYDTIAPRASYTEETGFGELSVGNPELEARKAWAYDLSIEWYPNSLTLLSAAVFYKDIEDELVGLSERYTTPEDIEAGFAAHGLGGAVDSSELSELTVSTTVNGGSSYLKGLELNGQTQFDFLPSPLDGVGLAVNITWLDGETEVNGVKTPLQQQPKRSYSFSAFYQKRAFDASLSYTYNASYPTELNLDDSNANLDQGEFGRWDAKVSYAVTEQFKVFVEGVNLNNEPTSEFQGGRERQATEYEYVGRSVYVGVNVGF from the coding sequence ATGGCCTTGAGCCTCGGCACGTCCGCCGCTTGGGGCCAACAAGCCGGTGAAAGCTCGGGCAGCGCGGTTGTTGACGCCAGCGGCGATGCCAGTGCCGCGGCCTCGGAAAAGGATGCCGATCTCGGCTCGACGATTGTTACCGGCACCGCGCTGGCACGTTCGCGAGCCATTGCGGAGAAGCAGGATGCTCTCGGCGTGGTCGACGCGCTGGGCGTCGATGAACTGGGGCAGCTTCCGGACAAGAATGTGGGCGAATCGCTCAATCGCATGCCTGGCGTGTCGATGCTGGTCGAAAAGGGTGAGGGGCGTTACGTGCAGATTCGCGGCATCAATCCCTCGCTCAACAACGTCACCATCAACGGCGTGCAGATGGGCTCTCCGGAAGCCGAGAACGGCGGGCGCAACGCGCCGCTGGACATCATATCCGGCGGCGTGCTCGGCGGCGTGCAGGTGATCAAGACGCCGACCCCGGACATGGATGCCCAGGGCATCGGTGGCACCGTCAACGTGCAGACCAAGATGCCGTTCGACCGCGAGGACGATTTCTACGGATACGCCACCGCGCGCTATGGCTTCGAGGACATCAGCCCGCGCGACGAAGCCTATGGCGGGCAAGACCCTTACGCGCTCGAAGCCACCGCCTCCGGAAAGCTGGCGGATCGACGTCTCGGCTGGCTGTTGGGCGCCTCCTATTCGGACCGCGAATACGTCGCGCAAGGCATCTACCAGGACGACTGGGCGGACGACTACGGTGTGCCCTTGCCGGTGGAGGTCAAGAACAACTACTACGTCATCGGCCGCGAGCGGCTCAACGTCAACGGTGCCCTGGAACTGCGGCCGGACGACAGCTCCAGCTATTTCGTGCGCGGCTTCTACGCGACCTGGGACGAGTTCCAGCATCGCAACCGCTATCAGGAAAGCCTTACCGAAGACGTGATGCCGGACAGCGAGACCGCCGGCACCTCCGGTGGCGAGCGCGTATCACCGAATATTCGCCTGGAAGACATCAGCAAGACGCTCTCGTCGTTCGCGGCGGGCGGTGAGAACCGCAAGGGTGCCTATACGCTGAACTACCTCGTACAGTCCAACCACAACGAGATCGACGAACCCAACGACTACTGGGAATTCCGCTCGGCCAAGCAGTTCGGGCCCAATCACTGGGGCATCGATGGGGACGGCATCATCACGATCACGCCGGACGCCGGTGCGCCCGATCGCCAGGATCCGAGTCTCATCGATTTCCGCCGCGTGCGCTTCTACGACCGCAGCGCCGAGGAAGACACATTGATCGGCCAGGTGGACCTGCGCTGGGACCGCGATGCACTGAGCTACTTCAAGGCGGGGCTCAAGGCCTCCCAGACCGACCGAAAGCTGGACGCCTCGGAGGAAGCCTGGAACGCCGGAGACCAGCAGCTGACGCTCGGCACCTCGCCGGAGTTCACCAACGGCGCGTTCACCAATGACACCGATGCCGGCGATGTGCCGAATATCTGGATGGACATTGCCGCGATGAACCGCTTCTTCAACGATCCGGCGAATGCTGGCTACTTCGAGTTCAACGAGGGCGATACGTTCACCAGCGAATACTCGTCCGACTACGACCTCACCGAAACCATACTGGCCGGCTATGTGATGGGCGTGACCGAGATCGGCCGCACCCAGATCATCGGTGGCGTTCGCGTCGAATCCACGGACGTGGACAGCAGCGGCTACCTGCTCGATGACGGGTCAGCGCGCAGCGTCGACGACGGCGGCAGCTACATCGAATGGCTGCCGGCGCTGCTGCTCAACTACCGGCCCAGCGAAACCGTCATCCTGCGTGCGGCCATCACGCGCGCATTGGGCCGCCCGGACTATGACACGATCGCGCCGCGCGCCAGCTACACCGAGGAAACCGGCTTCGGCGAGCTGTCGGTCGGCAACCCCGAGCTGGAAGCGCGCAAGGCCTGGGCTTATGACCTGTCGATCGAGTGGTATCCGAATTCGCTGACACTGCTGTCTGCCGCCGTGTTCTACAAGGACATCGAAGATGAATTGGTCGGGCTCTCGGAGCGCTACACCACGCCCGAGGACATCGAAGCCGGCTTTGCCGCGCACGGGCTGGGCGGCGCGGTCGACAGCAGCGAGCTCTCGGAACTCACGGTGTCCACCACCGTCAATGGTGGCTCGTCCTACCTCAAGGGCCTGGAACTCAACGGCCAGACGCAGTTCGATTTCCTGCCGTCCCCGCTGGATGGAGTCGGCCTCGCGGTCAACATCACCTGGCTGGACGGCGAAACCGAAGTCAACGGCGTGAAGACGCCGTTGCAGCAGCAACCCAAGCGTTCGTACTCGTTCTCGGCGTTCTATCAGAAGCGCGCTTTCGATGCCTCGCTCAGCTACACCTATAACGCCAGCTATCCGACCGAACTGAATCTGGACGACTCGAACGCCAATCTCGACCAGGGCGAGTTCGGTCGCTGGGACGCCAAGGTCTCGTATGCGGTGACCGAGCAGTTCAAGGTCTTCGTCGAAGGGGTCAACCTCAACAACGAACCGACCAGCGAGTTCCAGGGCGGGCGCGAACGCCAGGCCACGGAATATGAATACGTCGGCCGTTCGGTCTATGTCGGCGTCAATGTTGGCTTCTGA
- a CDS encoding GAF domain-containing sensor histidine kinase, with protein sequence MSAVSHTTAPLPANEAERLRALASYGILDTPYEADFDDIARIAAHICNAPIAVVNLIDEGRQWFKSEVGLGVRETPIESSICAHAILQPYLLEVPDTRLDSRFESNPLVTGNPYLRFYAGAPLSTPDGYQLGTVCVLDHQPRQLDARQRDALVALSRQTMALMELRRTLREAQLTQKNLRHLMATAGHDLRQPLQTISLSLEIARQQTNDLATVKQIKLGLAATSRLGDDLDELARASSQATAHLQPEMTAVSVQACFDGLQRLWGPEAARKGLKLRFAPCSARVFSNARMFDTILGNLLGNAIKYTESGGVLVGCRRAGGQLRVEVLDTGIGVSPELQSEVFETFRKVDMRSEGLGLGLSIVRNTAQLLGAPVELRSIFGRGTHVSITLPLAD encoded by the coding sequence ATGAGTGCTGTTTCCCACACTACGGCGCCCCTGCCCGCCAACGAAGCGGAACGCCTGCGGGCGCTGGCGTCCTACGGAATCCTGGACACGCCCTATGAGGCGGATTTCGACGATATCGCACGCATCGCGGCGCATATCTGCAATGCCCCGATCGCGGTGGTCAACCTGATCGACGAAGGTCGACAATGGTTCAAATCGGAGGTCGGCCTCGGTGTGCGGGAAACCCCGATCGAAAGCTCGATCTGCGCCCACGCGATCCTGCAGCCCTATCTGCTCGAAGTGCCGGACACGAGGCTGGACTCGCGCTTCGAATCCAATCCGTTGGTCACAGGCAACCCCTATCTTCGGTTCTATGCCGGCGCCCCGCTGAGCACGCCGGACGGCTACCAGCTGGGGACCGTCTGCGTGCTGGATCATCAGCCAAGGCAACTGGATGCGCGACAGCGCGATGCGCTGGTGGCACTGTCGAGGCAGACCATGGCGCTGATGGAGCTTCGACGCACGCTGCGTGAGGCGCAGCTCACGCAGAAGAATCTGAGGCACCTGATGGCGACAGCAGGACACGACCTGCGTCAGCCCTTGCAGACGATCAGCCTGAGTCTGGAGATCGCCCGCCAACAAACGAACGATCTGGCGACGGTCAAGCAGATCAAGCTCGGACTGGCCGCAACGTCCCGGCTTGGCGATGATCTGGACGAACTGGCGCGTGCGTCGTCGCAGGCCACGGCCCATCTGCAGCCGGAGATGACGGCCGTATCGGTGCAGGCGTGCTTCGATGGTCTACAACGATTGTGGGGGCCGGAAGCAGCGCGCAAGGGCCTGAAGCTTCGATTCGCTCCCTGCAGCGCACGCGTATTCAGCAATGCCCGCATGTTCGACACGATATTGGGCAACCTCCTGGGCAACGCGATCAAGTACACCGAAAGTGGCGGCGTGCTCGTGGGCTGTCGGCGGGCAGGCGGGCAGCTGCGCGTCGAAGTGCTCGATACCGGGATCGGCGTCAGTCCGGAACTGCAGTCCGAGGTGTTCGAAACCTTCCGCAAGGTCGACATGCGCAGTGAGGGCCTGGGCCTGGGACTCTCCATCGTGCGCAACACGGCGCAGCTGCTAGGCGCGCCGGTGGAACTGCGCTCGATATTCGGACGCGGCACCCACGTCAGTATCACCCTGCCGCTCGCGGATTAG
- a CDS encoding helix-turn-helix domain-containing protein, which translates to MDELDIATVVHQAGVPASTLRFYEDRGLIAPIGRRGLRRQYSSSVLERLALIALGRAAGFSLDEIATMFAPDGQPRLNRARLADKADELDRTIRQLTAMRDGLRHAAACPAPSHMECPKFRRILRAAGVGVITPA; encoded by the coding sequence TTGGACGAACTCGATATCGCGACCGTGGTGCACCAAGCCGGTGTTCCCGCGTCCACATTGAGGTTCTACGAAGACCGGGGTCTGATCGCGCCGATCGGCCGGCGTGGTCTTCGCCGGCAATACAGCTCGTCCGTGCTCGAACGCCTGGCGCTGATCGCGCTGGGCCGCGCGGCGGGATTCTCGCTGGACGAGATCGCAACGATGTTCGCGCCCGACGGACAGCCCCGGCTGAATCGGGCGAGACTTGCGGACAAGGCCGATGAACTCGATAGGACCATTCGACAGCTGACGGCGATGCGCGATGGTCTGCGGCACGCGGCGGCCTGCCCGGCTCCGAGTCATATGGAATGCCCAAAATTTCGTCGCATCCTTCGGGCGGCCGGAGTCGGTGTCATCACGCCAGCGTAA
- a CDS encoding class I SAM-dependent methyltransferase — MTDAQRMNDEQSTLWNGSAGRAWVESQDLLDRMFQPFEELLAESAKACTDGRILDVGCGAGGTTLAMARVQGVQGRCLGVDISEPLIAAARARQGQDTATVEFLCADAQICEFDPASFDRITSRFGVMFFQDPVSAFTNLRRAARTGAALQCIAWRGPEDNPFMIAAEGAAVSLLPDLPTRVAGAPGQFAFADREHVRRILIESAWADIDIHPIDVRCAFPESQLIPYLTRLGPLGRVLAELDVRTREQLITTARAAFEPYVQADTVRFNAACWMIEARSR; from the coding sequence ATGACCGATGCACAGCGCATGAACGACGAGCAGTCCACACTCTGGAACGGATCGGCCGGTCGAGCCTGGGTGGAAAGCCAGGACCTGCTCGACCGGATGTTCCAGCCGTTTGAGGAGCTTTTGGCCGAATCGGCCAAGGCTTGCACTGATGGCCGGATTCTCGATGTCGGTTGCGGAGCCGGTGGCACCACTCTGGCGATGGCGCGGGTTCAAGGCGTGCAGGGCCGGTGCCTCGGAGTCGACATTTCCGAGCCGCTGATTGCTGCGGCGCGTGCGCGACAGGGTCAGGACACCGCAACAGTGGAGTTCCTCTGCGCCGACGCCCAAATCTGCGAGTTTGATCCGGCGAGCTTCGACCGGATCACGTCACGCTTCGGCGTGATGTTTTTCCAGGACCCGGTGTCCGCGTTCACGAACCTGCGGCGAGCCGCGCGAACGGGCGCCGCGCTCCAATGCATCGCCTGGCGCGGCCCGGAGGACAATCCGTTCATGATCGCGGCCGAAGGTGCGGCGGTTTCGCTGTTGCCGGACCTGCCGACTCGGGTGGCCGGCGCACCGGGACAGTTCGCCTTCGCTGATCGGGAACACGTCCGCAGGATACTGATTGAAAGCGCGTGGGCCGATATCGACATTCATCCGATCGATGTGCGCTGCGCATTCCCCGAATCACAGCTGATCCCTTACCTCACGCGACTGGGTCCGCTGGGTCGCGTCCTTGCTGAGCTGGACGTGAGGACTCGTGAACAGCTCATCACCACAGCGCGAGCCGCATTCGAACCCTACGTGCAGGCAGACACGGTCCGTTTCAATGCGGCCTGCTGGATGATCGAGGCCCGATCCCGATAA
- a CDS encoding MFS transporter, whose product MRTTESPARRTAGYTLLVLFLINFLNFFDRVIPSIVLEPVRKEFMLSDTMLGVITTAFTLVYAVAGIPLGRLADKYRRTRILSTGVFIWSLTTAACGFAWNFVSFFLFRVGVGVGEASCAPAANSMIGDLYPAEKRGRALGIFMLGLPLGAVAAFAGAGQLAHHFGWRATFLFAAVPGLLVAALAWFLKEPARGAQERYSLDARAAVDQPFRRIIATPTVWWIILSGVVYNVAAYGMNTFLPALLIRYHGLNVAQAGGISAVVLGLTGLIGLTVGGWVADALHRRFARGRLLLGAVALLVAGPLIWFGLNQPIGRVVSLTGLLCAGWLLFFLYYVTVYASLQDVVEPRLRATAMAVYFFFQYVLGAAFGSTVAGMLSDHFARQAMAAASAVTMSDAFRASGLQVSLSYLIPSAVFISGLSLLGAAFSFVRDAEKASIAPSAGSS is encoded by the coding sequence ATGCGAACAACAGAATCTCCCGCAAGGCGCACCGCAGGCTACACCTTGCTTGTCCTGTTTCTGATCAACTTCCTCAATTTCTTCGACCGGGTCATTCCTTCGATTGTCCTTGAACCCGTCCGCAAGGAATTCATGCTCAGCGATACCATGCTGGGCGTCATCACGACGGCGTTTACCCTCGTCTACGCCGTCGCCGGAATCCCGCTGGGTCGACTGGCCGACAAATACCGGCGCACCCGCATTCTTTCCACCGGCGTGTTCATCTGGAGCCTGACTACCGCGGCCTGCGGTTTCGCCTGGAACTTTGTTTCGTTTTTCCTGTTCCGTGTCGGAGTCGGCGTTGGCGAGGCGTCCTGCGCACCCGCCGCCAACTCGATGATCGGCGACCTGTATCCAGCGGAGAAACGGGGCCGGGCACTGGGCATATTCATGCTCGGACTGCCACTCGGGGCCGTCGCAGCCTTTGCCGGGGCCGGGCAGCTGGCGCACCACTTTGGTTGGCGTGCCACCTTCCTTTTTGCCGCGGTACCGGGCTTGTTGGTGGCGGCCCTGGCCTGGTTTCTGAAAGAACCTGCGCGCGGGGCTCAGGAACGCTATTCCCTGGACGCGCGCGCAGCCGTGGACCAGCCGTTTCGCCGCATCATCGCTACGCCGACGGTGTGGTGGATCATACTGTCCGGTGTTGTGTACAACGTGGCGGCCTATGGGATGAACACCTTCCTTCCTGCCTTGTTGATCCGCTATCACGGCCTCAACGTGGCGCAGGCCGGCGGCATCTCGGCGGTCGTTCTCGGGCTGACCGGCCTGATCGGATTGACCGTCGGCGGCTGGGTCGCCGATGCACTGCACCGGCGTTTTGCCCGTGGACGCCTGCTGCTGGGGGCGGTGGCTCTGCTCGTTGCGGGGCCTTTGATCTGGTTTGGCCTCAATCAGCCGATCGGTCGTGTTGTCTCGCTGACCGGCCTGCTCTGCGCCGGCTGGCTGCTCTTTTTCCTGTACTACGTCACGGTCTATGCGTCCCTGCAGGACGTCGTCGAGCCCCGCTTGCGGGCGACGGCCATGGCGGTCTACTTCTTCTTCCAATATGTCCTCGGCGCCGCCTTCGGCTCCACCGTGGCCGGCATGCTCTCGGACCACTTCGCCCGACAGGCAATGGCCGCCGCCAGCGCCGTAACGATGAGCGATGCGTTCCGCGCATCCGGCCTGCAGGTCTCGTTGAGCTATCTGATTCCATCGGCCGTTTTCATCAGCGGCCTGAGCCTGCTCGGGGCCGCCTTCAGCTTCGTCCGCGACGCGGAAAAGGCGAGCATCGCCCCCTCGGCGGGATCCTCATAG
- a CDS encoding TonB-dependent receptor produces MSAKEMGDTQCLIASALALYAAAAFTGSAAWAEDDEWSLDYLEGPLPETSSATPQGAGPATDAEAAVTTIRVKELDTPSAPRAKPEPPRRQIEEIVVTATKREESLRDIPASISAFEGDELEKQGKLNLEDYLQETPGVVINSQGPGAGIRVTVRGIATETNPTSSRPSPVGILIGDTAFSDPYIAGLIPDLNAFDLASVQILKGPQGTLFGGAALSGAIRYVLKDPVFDEWQGLGFTQYVDVEEGGSAFTSGAALNVPWVGHDVALRLGYVKREYPGVIDDTRAGEKDVNDGGGDQLRGILMWNPLDALSLKLTHLDQDFSGDNQKYAVVNPDGPREIDLALVPEPAHNSFSLDSFEADYDFDSVRVVSLTSYTEKNRFALSDYTTALAGRPPDIYPAAAAIISITDTKSHAFSQEVRLQSTGPGNFKWLVGGYFYDYTMDYELFIGPTATQTLAGDGTPIGELTDWLENGTPIGQIAELLGLGTLDLANQTSLLYATNHAKSQEKAVFFDLTQTLWGDLELSGGARFYQTFVDGGYVATGVLARVANSGMEVDQRNRIEEQGISPRLAITYHFTDDLLTYATASRGFRFGGLQSVPSSPTNGVPETYKSDTLWNYEIGVRSNWFDNSLHFDVTGFYIDYKNPQITQKTEGTNLNYVTNVGAAESYGIEAAILWLPPIPGLAVSLSGGLTDAHTTKAFTSSTNTQIEPGTQLPGAAKSQYSIGLRQLLPLRIVQIDANINYTYVGKGYSNLEHDLPVNDYGVLSAGIGLGTESLPLHPRLSLNVANILNETALVAGAVDVKALDQINTYSLYTLNPPRTFSLRLNLDF; encoded by the coding sequence ATGTCTGCAAAGGAAATGGGCGATACCCAATGTCTCATCGCGTCGGCCTTGGCGCTGTACGCGGCGGCGGCTTTCACTGGCTCCGCGGCCTGGGCCGAAGACGATGAATGGTCCTTGGATTACCTGGAGGGACCACTTCCGGAGACCAGTTCAGCGACGCCTCAGGGGGCGGGCCCGGCAACGGACGCCGAAGCGGCCGTCACGACGATCCGTGTGAAGGAACTCGACACCCCATCGGCGCCCCGCGCCAAGCCGGAGCCTCCGCGTCGTCAGATCGAAGAAATTGTCGTAACGGCGACCAAACGCGAAGAGAGCCTGCGTGACATTCCGGCCTCGATCTCCGCGTTCGAAGGCGACGAGCTTGAAAAGCAGGGCAAGCTCAATCTCGAAGACTACCTCCAGGAAACTCCGGGTGTGGTCATCAACTCGCAGGGGCCCGGAGCCGGGATCAGGGTAACCGTGCGCGGCATCGCCACGGAGACCAATCCAACGTCGTCGAGGCCCTCGCCAGTCGGGATCCTGATTGGCGACACTGCGTTTTCCGACCCCTACATAGCCGGGCTGATTCCTGATCTGAATGCCTTCGATCTGGCGAGCGTCCAGATACTGAAAGGGCCGCAGGGAACACTGTTCGGCGGCGCTGCGCTGTCCGGGGCGATCCGCTACGTTCTGAAGGATCCGGTGTTCGACGAATGGCAGGGCCTTGGCTTTACCCAATACGTCGACGTTGAAGAAGGAGGCTCTGCGTTCACCAGCGGTGCGGCACTCAATGTGCCCTGGGTGGGCCACGATGTCGCACTGCGCCTCGGCTACGTCAAACGTGAATACCCGGGCGTTATCGACGATACACGCGCCGGCGAAAAGGATGTCAATGACGGCGGCGGCGACCAGCTACGCGGGATATTGATGTGGAACCCGCTCGACGCCTTGTCGCTGAAACTGACCCACCTGGATCAGGATTTTTCCGGCGACAACCAGAAGTACGCAGTGGTCAACCCGGACGGCCCGCGCGAAATCGACTTGGCGCTTGTCCCCGAGCCTGCGCACAACAGCTTCAGTCTCGACAGTTTTGAGGCTGACTATGATTTTGACTCGGTGCGCGTGGTTTCACTGACGTCCTATACCGAAAAGAACCGCTTTGCACTCAGTGACTATACGACGGCTCTCGCCGGCAGACCCCCTGACATCTATCCGGCAGCGGCGGCGATCATCTCCATCACGGACACGAAGTCGCATGCGTTCTCGCAGGAAGTACGTCTGCAGTCGACGGGCCCTGGAAATTTCAAATGGCTGGTCGGCGGCTACTTCTACGACTACACGATGGACTACGAACTCTTCATCGGCCCGACCGCGACGCAGACGCTTGCCGGGGACGGCACCCCGATCGGCGAACTGACCGACTGGCTGGAAAACGGCACGCCGATCGGGCAGATCGCAGAGTTGCTGGGCCTCGGGACCCTGGATCTCGCCAACCAGACCTCGTTGCTTTACGCGACCAATCACGCCAAATCCCAGGAAAAGGCGGTGTTCTTTGATTTGACTCAAACGCTGTGGGGCGACCTGGAGCTGTCCGGCGGCGCTCGCTTCTATCAGACCTTCGTCGATGGCGGTTATGTCGCCACCGGCGTGCTGGCAAGGGTCGCAAACAGCGGCATGGAAGTGGATCAGCGCAATCGCATCGAGGAGCAAGGCATCAGCCCGCGACTGGCGATCACCTATCACTTCACTGACGACCTGCTGACCTACGCCACGGCCAGCCGAGGCTTTCGCTTCGGTGGCCTGCAGAGCGTCCCTTCGTCGCCAACCAATGGAGTACCGGAAACGTACAAGTCCGACACGTTGTGGAACTACGAAATCGGCGTGCGTAGCAACTGGTTCGACAACAGCCTGCACTTCGATGTCACCGGCTTCTATATCGACTACAAGAACCCGCAGATCACCCAGAAAACCGAGGGCACGAACCTCAACTACGTCACAAACGTCGGCGCTGCGGAGAGCTACGGCATCGAGGCCGCCATCCTGTGGCTGCCGCCGATCCCGGGGCTCGCGGTGTCGCTGAGCGGCGGCCTGACCGATGCCCACACCACCAAGGCCTTCACCAGCTCGACCAACACGCAGATCGAGCCGGGCACGCAGTTGCCGGGCGCCGCCAAATCGCAGTACAGCATCGGCCTGCGGCAATTGCTGCCACTCCGGATCGTCCAGATCGACGCCAACATCAACTACACCTACGTCGGCAAGGGTTACAGCAACCTGGAACACGATTTGCCGGTCAACGACTACGGCGTGCTCAGTGCGGGGATTGGCTTGGGCACCGAATCACTGCCGTTGCATCCGCGCTTGAGTCTGAATGTCGCCAACATTCTCAACGAGACGGCCCTGGTGGCCGGTGCCGTCGACGTCAAGGCGCTCGACCAGATCAACACCTATTCGCTCTACACACTGAATCCTCCCCGAACGTTCTCGCTGCGACTCAACCTGGACTTCTAG
- a CDS encoding carboxylesterase family protein, producing MAFIAVGTSPAQAATLTVQEGAIAGTQRNGVSRYLGIPYARPPVGDLRWAPPQGPLAWEGVRPATAFAAACAQIGNYFTSNDPQTFDRPYGSEDCLYLNVWAPTAQQRAPRPVIVFIHGGSGVVGAASLPLYDGQRLAQELDAVIISINYRLSFFGNFHLAALKSGDPARDSGNFALLDKIKALEWVQRNAARFGGNPANVTVMGHSAGCVSIWALLRSPLAKGTFDKVICLSGIPLQSTEEEALENSRQYLGEVLYADGMVESPDDAEGWLKSKTPEQVRDYLYGKSTVELSQIFKDVRPVPEVADGYVLATDVEARPVNAVPAILGNTAKEAPFLILAKFSPLDYSGMWSLIQGEQKSLSLSDFFKGPFARFEYKLSGWYFNRKLLKKVDESASLLASASVPVYRYEFRWDHIPEPWKTLYGSYHGLDVPFVFGNFDKDSPNFTSFTWADSDDAETESLHQVFVTALRGFIASGDPNQFSPAEPWPEWGSTENSISIP from the coding sequence TTGGCATTCATCGCAGTCGGGACATCGCCTGCGCAAGCCGCGACGCTGACGGTTCAGGAAGGCGCAATTGCCGGGACCCAGCGCAACGGCGTGAGTCGCTATCTCGGTATTCCCTATGCCCGCCCTCCGGTCGGCGATTTGCGCTGGGCGCCGCCGCAGGGGCCATTGGCTTGGGAAGGCGTTCGGCCCGCCACAGCGTTCGCCGCCGCCTGCGCTCAGATCGGGAACTACTTTACGAGTAACGATCCGCAAACCTTCGATCGCCCGTATGGCAGTGAAGACTGCCTGTATCTGAACGTCTGGGCGCCGACGGCGCAGCAACGCGCTCCTCGTCCCGTCATCGTGTTCATCCATGGCGGCAGCGGCGTTGTCGGCGCTGCCTCCCTGCCGCTCTATGACGGACAACGGCTGGCGCAAGAGCTGGATGCCGTGATCATTTCCATCAACTACCGATTGAGCTTCTTCGGCAATTTCCATCTGGCCGCATTGAAAAGTGGAGACCCCGCCCGGGACTCGGGAAATTTCGCGCTTCTGGACAAGATCAAGGCGCTCGAATGGGTGCAGCGCAATGCGGCGCGCTTTGGCGGGAACCCAGCCAATGTCACCGTCATGGGGCATTCCGCAGGTTGCGTCAGCATCTGGGCGCTGTTGCGATCGCCCCTGGCAAAAGGCACCTTCGACAAGGTCATCTGTCTCTCCGGTATTCCACTGCAGAGTACCGAGGAAGAGGCGCTTGAGAACAGCCGGCAGTACCTTGGCGAAGTCCTGTATGCCGACGGCATGGTCGAATCGCCCGACGACGCCGAAGGCTGGCTCAAAAGTAAAACCCCGGAGCAGGTCAGGGACTACCTGTACGGCAAGTCCACCGTGGAACTGTCGCAGATTTTCAAAGATGTCCGTCCCGTTCCGGAGGTTGCGGATGGCTACGTTTTGGCGACAGACGTCGAGGCCAGGCCCGTGAACGCCGTACCGGCCATTCTTGGAAATACGGCCAAAGAGGCGCCCTTTCTGATACTGGCGAAGTTCAGTCCGCTGGATTATTCGGGAATGTGGTCCCTGATCCAGGGCGAGCAGAAAAGCCTCTCCCTGAGTGATTTCTTCAAGGGACCGTTCGCCCGCTTCGAGTACAAGCTGTCTGGCTGGTACTTCAACAGGAAGCTTCTCAAAAAGGTCGATGAATCGGCAAGCCTGCTGGCGAGCGCTTCCGTGCCGGTGTATCGCTACGAGTTTCGCTGGGATCATATACCGGAACCCTGGAAGACCTTGTACGGCTCCTACCATGGCTTGGATGTTCCCTTTGTCTTCGGGAATTTCGACAAGGATTCGCCCAACTTCACGAGCTTCACCTGGGCCGACAGCGACGACGCCGAAACCGAGAGCCTGCACCAAGTCTTTGTCACCGCATTGCGCGGATTCATCGCGAGCGGTGATCCCAATCAGTTTTCCCCCGCGGAGCCTTGGCCGGAATGGGGGAGTACCGAGAACAGCATCAGCATTCCCTGA